The Fortiea contorta PCC 7126 genome has a segment encoding these proteins:
- a CDS encoding ribbon-helix-helix domain-containing protein: MLNISLSEQVQSFVEEQAKAEGFNSPHEYIYQLILREQARVAQQKRVEALLLEGLDSGKAIVATDDWWEQKRTQLIEQFQQSDA; the protein is encoded by the coding sequence ATGCTAAACATTTCTCTGTCAGAGCAGGTTCAATCGTTTGTCGAGGAGCAAGCTAAAGCAGAAGGCTTTAACTCACCGCATGAGTATATCTATCAATTAATTTTGCGGGAACAGGCGCGGGTTGCCCAGCAAAAGCGAGTAGAGGCGCTGCTGCTGGAGGGATTGGACAGCGGAAAAGCAATCGTTGCAACCGATGATTGGTGGGAACAGAAGCGCACTCAGCTAATTGAACAATTTCAGCAGTCAGATGCATGA
- a CDS encoding carbamoyltransferase, with amino-acid sequence MYILGINAYHGDASACLIQNGQLVAAVEEERFNRIKHWAGFPAESIRYCLESAGIKAKDLEHVAISFNPKANLNRKLLFTLKQRPALTSLLDRFSKQGKSLSFKQQLAAVCDCESTDIHAIIHNLEHHTTHLASAFFVSPFADAAILSVDGMGDFVSTLTAAGKNNHLEYFSRTHYPHSIGYLYNAITLYLGFPAYGDEYKVMGLAPYGKPEYLEAFRKIIYPQGDSFELNLDYFTHHQQGIAMKWDDGVPKVEPFHSEQLEKLLGSGREPNAEITIKHQNIAASLQAATEEIIFHILNRLSDRYPCDNLCLAGGVAMNSVANGKIIQKTPFKNIYIPVGAADNGTCIGAAFFVWQQILKQPRQFVLNHAYWGCEFSEDEYLLALKSHNLQPLHLEKEALLNQVVDAICAGKVIGWFQGKMEFAARALGNRSLLADPRRVNMRDIINLKIKFREKFRPFAPSILEERVDEYFENHTKVPFMEQVLKVRPEKRAQIPAVTHVDGTGRLQTVNRSTNPLYWELINTFAQRTGVPLLLNTSLNENEPIVRTPTEAIQCFLRTNMDVLVLGSYYVERQHKLPS; translated from the coding sequence ATGTATATACTAGGAATTAACGCCTATCACGGCGATGCTTCAGCTTGTCTAATTCAAAATGGACAATTAGTTGCGGCGGTGGAAGAAGAAAGATTTAATCGCATAAAACATTGGGCTGGATTTCCGGCAGAATCTATCCGTTATTGTTTAGAATCCGCAGGAATTAAAGCGAAAGATTTAGAGCATGTGGCGATATCTTTTAACCCCAAAGCTAACCTCAATCGTAAACTATTATTCACATTGAAACAGCGCCCAGCGCTAACTTCTCTGTTAGATAGATTCAGCAAACAAGGTAAATCTCTCAGTTTTAAGCAGCAATTAGCAGCAGTTTGTGATTGTGAATCTACAGATATTCACGCTATCATTCATAACCTAGAACATCATACAACTCATCTAGCTAGCGCCTTTTTTGTTTCTCCTTTTGCAGACGCCGCTATTTTATCTGTTGACGGTATGGGAGATTTTGTGAGCACACTCACAGCTGCTGGTAAAAATAACCATTTAGAGTATTTCTCTCGTACTCATTATCCCCATTCCATCGGTTATCTTTATAATGCCATCACTCTTTATCTTGGCTTTCCTGCTTATGGAGATGAATACAAAGTGATGGGATTAGCACCTTATGGAAAGCCAGAATATCTCGAAGCTTTCCGCAAAATTATTTATCCTCAAGGTGATAGTTTTGAATTGAATTTAGATTATTTTACCCATCATCAACAAGGCATTGCCATGAAGTGGGATGATGGAGTACCAAAGGTGGAACCTTTCCACAGTGAACAGTTAGAAAAATTATTGGGGTCGGGACGAGAACCCAACGCAGAGATTACTATCAAACATCAAAATATCGCTGCTTCGCTACAAGCTGCCACAGAAGAAATTATTTTTCATATACTCAATCGATTGAGCGATCGCTATCCTTGTGATAATCTTTGTTTAGCTGGTGGTGTAGCGATGAATTCCGTCGCCAACGGCAAAATTATTCAAAAAACTCCTTTTAAAAACATCTACATTCCCGTAGGTGCTGCTGACAATGGTACATGCATCGGGGCTGCTTTTTTCGTTTGGCAGCAAATACTTAAACAACCACGTCAATTTGTTTTAAATCATGCTTATTGGGGTTGTGAGTTTTCTGAAGATGAATATTTGTTAGCATTAAAATCCCACAATTTGCAACCATTACATTTAGAAAAGGAAGCACTGCTAAATCAAGTTGTGGATGCCATTTGTGCAGGGAAAGTAATCGGTTGGTTCCAAGGTAAAATGGAATTCGCCGCTAGGGCTTTAGGTAATAGATCCTTACTCGCTGATCCTCGGCGTGTGAATATGCGGGATATCATTAATCTGAAAATTAAATTTAGAGAAAAGTTTCGCCCTTTTGCTCCTAGCATTTTAGAAGAACGGGTAGACGAATACTTTGAAAATCATACCAAAGTTCCATTTATGGAACAAGTTTTAAAAGTGCGTCCCGAAAAAAGAGCGCAAATTCCCGCTGTCACTCATGTGGATGGTACCGGGCGTTTACAAACTGTCAACCGTTCTACTAATCCTCTTTATTGGGAATTAATTAATACTTTTGCTCAACGCACTGGCGTTCCTCTACTATTAAATACTTCCCTCAATGAAAATGAACCAATTGTGCGGACACCCACAGAAGCTATCCAGTGCTTCTTAAGAACTAACATGGATGTTTTAGTCTTGGGTTCCTATTACGTAGAACGCCAACATAAACTGCCTTCTTAA
- a CDS encoding ATP-binding protein — protein sequence MTGDIPQNHAEFQAEVKGAQVGDHNVIYNYFYYREEVKPTSVDVADEYLPCPYRGLFHFGPNDADVFFGREIFIAELYSATQTHNFIPVLGASGSGKSSVVLAGLVPKLQKAGHWQFTHFRPGAVPFYALAEALIPLYAPELDQTDQIAQTRKLAGYLFNSTVSLADVFRKIQQNHPNHRLLLIADQFEEIYTLCNNQEIRRKFLDCLLASLETPTSLSSSATVLVTTMRADFLGNALSYRPFADVLQNADVKLGPMNREELTQVIEKPAQKLGVTFAAGLTEDF from the coding sequence ATGACTGGAGATATTCCCCAAAACCATGCCGAGTTTCAAGCAGAAGTCAAGGGCGCTCAAGTTGGCGATCACAACGTTATCTACAACTATTTCTACTACAGAGAAGAGGTAAAACCTACATCTGTTGATGTTGCTGATGAATATCTCCCTTGTCCTTATCGCGGGTTGTTTCATTTTGGCCCCAATGATGCAGATGTTTTCTTTGGGCGGGAAATATTTATCGCAGAACTTTATAGTGCAACTCAAACCCATAATTTTATTCCGGTGCTAGGCGCATCAGGAAGCGGTAAATCTTCGGTGGTATTAGCGGGATTAGTTCCTAAATTACAAAAAGCAGGACATTGGCAATTTACTCATTTTCGTCCTGGTGCTGTACCATTTTATGCTTTAGCTGAGGCGCTTATTCCTCTTTATGCACCAGAGTTAGATCAAACTGACCAAATTGCTCAAACACGAAAACTAGCGGGCTACTTGTTTAATAGCACTGTTTCTCTAGCAGATGTTTTCAGAAAAATTCAGCAAAATCACCCTAATCATCGGCTGCTACTGATTGCTGACCAATTTGAAGAAATTTATACTCTCTGTAACAATCAGGAGATTCGCCGTAAGTTTCTCGATTGCTTATTAGCCAGTTTAGAAACTCCGACTTCTTTATCTTCATCGGCTACGGTGTTGGTAACAACGATGCGGGCAGATTTTTTGGGAAATGCTCTCTCCTATCGTCCCTTTGCTGATGTTTTGCAAAATGCGGATGTGAAGCTGGGGCCGATGAATCGGGAGGAACTAACACAAGTCATTGAAAAACCTGCTCAAAAATTAGGGGTGACATTTGCAGCCGGATTGACTGAGGATTTTTGA
- a CDS encoding TldD/PmbA family protein, translating into MPNIHEIATYAKENADKLGIKKFDIYGSTVDETSVQVDQGEPKQVKASNRSGVTVRVWNEENTMGVTSTTDVDPKGLELALKTAYEASFFGVKENVPDFSPEATIPIANTPHDKPPQAPVAELIDKLLVAEKELLSVHPAITGVPYNGLAQRDIDRFYLNSDGAARTESHSLASVYLYSKTEEEGKKPRSAGAVRINRNLENLDVNGCIQETAEKTISHLNYEKIKSGKYQVVFSAEAFLSLLGAFSNLFNAQSILDHQSLSQPEDLGKQIASPLLSVYDDALHPANIGAETFDGEGTPTRQIPLIEKGILTGFLHSAGTAKRLNAQPTGNASIGAKVSVSPNFYHVFRAAEPEQEFSLETAENVVLIDDLQALHAGVKALQGSFSLPFDGWLINKGVKTSIESATVAGDFLELLKSISCVEKEVELTPGGVAPRIWVNELSITGE; encoded by the coding sequence ATGCCTAATATCCACGAAATCGCTACCTATGCCAAGGAAAATGCTGATAAACTTGGCATTAAAAAATTTGACATTTACGGTTCAACTGTCGATGAAACCAGCGTCCAAGTAGACCAAGGTGAGCCCAAACAAGTCAAAGCTTCTAACCGTTCTGGTGTGACAGTGCGTGTTTGGAATGAAGAAAATACAATGGGTGTCACCAGCACCACAGATGTAGACCCTAAAGGATTAGAATTAGCATTAAAAACAGCTTACGAAGCTAGCTTTTTTGGTGTTAAAGAAAACGTCCCTGATTTTAGTCCCGAAGCGACTATTCCTATTGCGAATACACCCCACGATAAACCACCCCAAGCACCCGTAGCCGAACTTATAGACAAATTGTTGGTAGCTGAAAAAGAATTACTATCAGTTCACCCAGCAATTACAGGTGTCCCCTACAACGGTTTAGCACAAAGAGATATTGATAGATTTTATCTCAACAGTGATGGTGCAGCGAGAACCGAATCTCATTCATTAGCATCAGTTTATCTTTATAGCAAAACCGAAGAAGAAGGTAAAAAACCCCGCAGCGCTGGCGCGGTGAGAATCAACCGCAATTTAGAGAATCTAGATGTCAACGGTTGCATCCAAGAAACCGCCGAGAAAACTATTAGCCACTTGAACTATGAAAAAATCAAGTCTGGTAAATATCAAGTTGTCTTCTCCGCTGAAGCTTTTTTAAGTTTGTTGGGTGCTTTTTCTAATTTGTTTAATGCTCAAAGCATTCTCGATCATCAAAGTTTATCTCAGCCTGAAGATTTAGGTAAACAAATTGCTTCACCTCTGCTTTCTGTATACGATGACGCACTGCACCCTGCTAATATTGGTGCAGAAACCTTTGATGGTGAAGGAACACCCACTCGTCAGATACCGCTAATTGAAAAAGGCATTTTAACAGGCTTTCTTCACAGCGCAGGCACAGCTAAAAGATTAAATGCCCAGCCCACAGGTAATGCTAGTATTGGCGCTAAAGTTAGCGTCAGTCCCAATTTTTATCACGTTTTTAGAGCCGCAGAACCTGAGCAAGAATTCAGCTTAGAAACTGCAGAAAATGTAGTTTTAATTGATGATTTACAAGCTCTCCATGCAGGAGTAAAAGCCTTACAAGGTTCTTTTTCTTTACCCTTTGATGGGTGGCTAATTAACAAAGGTGTGAAAACTAGTATTGAATCAGCAACAGTTGCTGGTGATTTCTTAGAACTCCTCAAGTCAATTAGTTGTGTAGAAAAAGAAGTGGAATTAACACCAGGAGGAGTTGCTCCTAGAATTTGGGTGAATGAATTGTCAATTACTGGCGAGTAA
- a CDS encoding DUF2887 domain-containing protein, producing the protein MRRDSIFYKLFQQFPSLLFELLTNQPENAEEYKFDCVVVKEPKFEIDGVFLPPPSESPGVVYFCEVQFQKDERLYERVFAESYLYFYRNRDRFSNLQIVIIYPSRSLEQTDINPYLSQLNSPQVSRIYLDELGDIRSLPLWVALMVLTTLETERSIEEAKYLLARSQQDIPQAGNRAIIDLLTTIMVYKFEGKSQREVEEMLGITLQETRVYREIMAEGEQREKSLILRLLSRRVGELPQDVRSQVECLPLEQLENLGEALLDFTSMADLDVWLESLSSDRP; encoded by the coding sequence ATGCGTCGAGATTCGATATTTTATAAGCTGTTTCAACAATTCCCCAGTTTGTTATTTGAACTATTGACAAATCAGCCAGAAAATGCAGAGGAATATAAGTTTGATTGTGTAGTAGTCAAAGAGCCGAAATTTGAAATTGACGGAGTATTCCTACCACCACCAAGCGAAAGTCCGGGTGTAGTGTATTTCTGCGAGGTGCAGTTTCAGAAAGATGAAAGGCTTTATGAAAGAGTATTTGCCGAATCCTATTTATATTTCTACCGCAACCGTGACAGGTTTAGTAATTTACAAATAGTGATCATTTACCCATCCCGGAGTTTAGAACAAACTGATATTAATCCTTATCTGAGTCAACTTAATAGCCCCCAGGTAAGTCGAATATATTTAGATGAGTTGGGAGATATTCGCTCTTTACCCCTATGGGTGGCGTTGATGGTGCTGACTACTCTGGAAACAGAACGCTCTATCGAAGAAGCAAAATATTTGCTAGCAAGGAGTCAGCAGGACATACCTCAAGCAGGAAATCGTGCCATCATAGATTTATTAACCACGATCATGGTGTACAAATTTGAAGGTAAAAGCCAAAGGGAGGTAGAGGAAATGTTAGGAATTACACTCCAAGAAACACGGGTTTATCGGGAAATTATGGCAGAGGGAGAACAAAGAGAAAAATCCCTCATTTTACGTCTATTATCCCGGAGAGTAGGAGAATTGCCTCAAGACGTGCGATCGCAAGTTGAATGTCTCCCTTTAGAACAATTGGAAAATCTGGGGGAAGCGTTGCTTGATTTTACCAGCATGGCAGATTTAGATGTTTGGTTGGAATCTTTGAGTAGCGATCGCCCCTGA
- a CDS encoding TldD/PmbA family protein: MLTSTLLLSNQLPTLQYSSTSERFDDTWEAPMATLLGLGRAAGADFIEFFLERRNYISCLAEEDAITSISPSLATGAGVRVFRNKADCYVSTNDLSFSGLKAALEKGLSILGLQLPAPNAFIPEINLELLRDYATKRGKDGWLSLCSSIREMGEILLDGTGQLNKKASHVQSRRATYFRDWQEVLVAASDGTFARDIRLTQSVGFNLLCADGANRTSIGERAGNTSDANFLRTWDYQQAAEHIAESAGKMLYADYVESGTYPIIMANHFGGVIFHEACGHLLETTQIERKTTPFADKKGEKIAHESLTAWDEGRADNAFGTIDMDDEGMPAQRTLLIEKGVLKNFIADRTGSVRTGHPRTGSGRRQNYTFAAASRMRNTYIDTGEYSVDDLFTSVDKGIYCKKMGGGSVGATGQFNFGVDEAYLIENGKITKPLKGAILIGEAKEIMNKISMCSQDLELAPGFCGSVSGSIYTTVGQPHIKVDSITVGGR; the protein is encoded by the coding sequence ATGCTTACAAGTACCTTACTTCTCTCGAATCAACTCCCTACCTTACAATATTCTTCTACTTCAGAACGATTTGATGACACATGGGAAGCCCCAATGGCTACCCTCTTAGGACTGGGACGCGCCGCTGGCGCTGATTTTATTGAATTTTTCCTAGAGCGCCGTAACTACATCAGTTGTCTAGCCGAAGAAGACGCCATCACCAGCATCTCACCAAGCCTAGCCACAGGTGCAGGAGTCAGAGTCTTTCGCAACAAAGCCGACTGCTACGTCAGCACCAATGACCTTTCATTTTCTGGATTGAAAGCAGCTTTAGAAAAAGGCCTTTCCATCCTGGGATTACAACTACCCGCACCCAACGCATTTATTCCAGAAATCAACCTAGAATTATTACGCGACTACGCCACCAAAAGAGGAAAAGACGGGTGGTTATCTTTGTGTAGTTCTATCCGAGAAATGGGAGAAATTCTCTTAGATGGTACTGGTCAGTTAAACAAAAAAGCCAGTCATGTGCAATCCCGCCGCGCCACCTACTTTCGAGATTGGCAAGAAGTTCTAGTCGCCGCCAGTGACGGTACCTTTGCGCGCGACATTCGCCTCACCCAATCAGTAGGATTTAACTTGTTGTGTGCAGATGGTGCTAACCGCACCTCCATTGGTGAGCGCGCTGGTAACACTAGTGACGCCAACTTTTTAAGAACTTGGGATTATCAACAAGCCGCCGAACACATAGCCGAATCAGCCGGCAAAATGCTCTACGCCGATTACGTAGAATCAGGCACGTACCCGATTATCATGGCTAATCACTTTGGTGGCGTGATTTTCCACGAAGCTTGCGGACACCTATTAGAAACCACCCAAATTGAACGCAAAACCACACCCTTTGCTGACAAAAAAGGCGAAAAAATCGCCCACGAAAGCTTAACAGCTTGGGATGAAGGGCGCGCTGACAACGCCTTCGGCACAATTGACATGGATGACGAAGGTATGCCGGCACAAAGAACCCTGTTAATTGAAAAAGGCGTGCTCAAAAACTTTATCGCCGACAGAACAGGTTCCGTACGCACAGGACATCCCAGAACCGGTAGCGGACGTCGCCAAAACTATACCTTCGCTGCTGCTAGCCGGATGCGGAATACATATATTGATACCGGTGAATACAGCGTTGATGATTTATTTACTTCCGTTGATAAAGGCATTTATTGTAAAAAAATGGGTGGCGGTAGCGTCGGCGCCACAGGTCAATTTAACTTCGGTGTAGATGAAGCTTATTTAATTGAAAACGGCAAAATTACTAAACCATTAAAAGGTGCAATTCTCATTGGTGAAGCCAAGGAAATTATGAACAAAATTTCCATGTGTTCCCAAGATTTAGAACTTGCACCCGGCTTTTGCGGTTCAGTTAGCGGCAGCATTTACACCACAGTTGGACAACCCCATATCAAAGTTGATTCCATCACCGTCGGCGGACGCTAA
- a CDS encoding GUN4 domain-containing protein, with product MVKNWALVIGINDYDLLQPLKYAQRDAQLIEKLLYNEAGFERVFLFSDNSPEIAGKSTRPVQVNLRRCLQEISKNSSLKAEDNFWFFFSGYGIRHGDDDYLMPADGNPDDVENTAISINYLTECLGCCGCENIVLILDAGHQLHQQKVAGIGEKTQQLAHQRGIISILSCSPQEFSSEIEALQTGLFTYALLEGLGIQGQCASAKRLHQYLHFRVSELTQHYKCLPQTPQIAQSPKSHLILIPKYANLSDFAKQQTHTVPATIEENLELAALSVGAKVVNAVQTAQLRVECSETQTVKAIALLHSEQHIDYTNLRDLLAAGKWQAADRQTLALMLKVAGRTHAGWLDIESINNFPSVDLGIIDQLWLKYSHGRCGFSIQKSIWESIGGDADADYQTWCEFGDRIGWRQHHRWLFYSDLNFSATPPLGHFPAAASVNLLTFKQGWTVGLCSCLVGFSALASRLTKFNS from the coding sequence ATGGTAAAAAACTGGGCACTGGTAATCGGTATTAATGACTATGACTTATTGCAACCCCTCAAGTATGCCCAGCGGGATGCACAATTAATCGAGAAATTGCTTTACAATGAAGCTGGTTTTGAGCGGGTTTTCTTGTTTTCAGATAACTCTCCAGAGATTGCTGGTAAATCGACTCGTCCTGTTCAAGTTAACTTGCGGCGATGCTTGCAAGAGATATCAAAAAATTCTTCTTTGAAAGCGGAAGATAATTTTTGGTTTTTCTTTAGCGGTTATGGAATCAGACACGGTGATGATGATTATCTCATGCCTGCTGATGGCAATCCTGATGATGTGGAAAACACAGCAATTTCTATTAACTATCTCACTGAATGCCTGGGTTGTTGTGGCTGTGAGAATATAGTTTTGATTTTAGATGCTGGTCATCAACTTCACCAGCAAAAAGTTGCAGGAATTGGAGAGAAAACACAACAGTTAGCACATCAGCGGGGAATTATCAGTATTTTGTCTTGTAGTCCCCAAGAATTTTCTTCAGAAATTGAAGCACTGCAAACAGGATTGTTTACCTATGCGTTGTTAGAAGGTTTAGGAATTCAGGGACAATGCGCGAGTGCGAAGCGACTACATCAATATCTGCATTTTCGCGTCTCAGAACTTACTCAACATTATAAGTGTTTGCCACAAACACCGCAGATAGCTCAGTCTCCTAAATCACATTTAATTTTGATACCCAAGTATGCGAATTTATCTGATTTTGCAAAGCAGCAGACACATACTGTTCCTGCAACAATTGAGGAAAATTTAGAATTAGCAGCATTAAGTGTGGGTGCGAAGGTGGTAAACGCGGTACAAACTGCTCAGTTACGGGTGGAATGTAGTGAAACTCAAACTGTCAAGGCGATCGCGCTTTTGCACTCTGAGCAGCATATAGATTATACCAATCTCCGCGACTTATTAGCTGCAGGTAAATGGCAAGCAGCAGATCGTCAAACCCTCGCCTTAATGCTGAAAGTAGCGGGGCGAACTCACGCAGGCTGGTTGGATATCGAGTCAATTAACAACTTTCCTAGTGTTGACTTGGGTATAATCGATCAACTGTGGCTCAAATATAGCCACGGGCGCTGCGGTTTTAGCATCCAAAAAAGCATTTGGGAAAGTATTGGTGGTGATGCTGATGCTGATTATCAGACTTGGTGTGAATTTGGCGATCGCATCGGCTGGCGTCAACATCACAGATGGCTATTTTACTCCGACCTCAATTTTTCTGCAACCCCTCCCCTCGGTCACTTTCCCGCCGCCGCCTCAGTCAATCTCTTGACATTTAAGCAAGGTTGGACAGTGGGATTATGTTCTTGCTTAGTGGGATTTTCGGCTTTAGCTTCGAGATTGACAAAATTTAACTCATGA
- a CDS encoding glycosyltransferase family 2 protein codes for MLKNITPLIITYNEAVNIKRTLQHLTWAKHIVVIDSYSTDETLEIVASYPQVEIFKRKFDTFAIQCNYGLQQINSDWVLSLDADYIVSEELIAEINQIPEYSPIDGYFARFKYCIFGKPLRSTILPPRQILFKKDKSIYIDDGHAHFLQLQGKSAMLSGYVYHDDRKAINRWFSSQIKYSELEAKKLLATPVSQLKFVDRLRKTKIIAPFLILIYCLIIKGGILDGWHGWYYALQRSLAEIFLAINVMHSEFIAQDKKSN; via the coding sequence ATGCTGAAAAATATTACTCCTCTCATTATCACTTATAACGAAGCTGTCAATATTAAACGCACTCTCCAACATCTCACATGGGCAAAACATATCGTCGTCATTGACAGTTATAGTACGGATGAAACGTTAGAAATTGTTGCGTCTTATCCTCAAGTAGAAATATTTAAACGCAAATTTGACACCTTTGCAATACAATGCAATTATGGTCTGCAACAAATTAATTCTGATTGGGTACTGTCGCTAGATGCCGACTATATTGTCTCAGAGGAATTGATTGCTGAAATTAATCAAATTCCTGAATATTCACCAATAGATGGATACTTTGCCAGATTTAAATATTGTATCTTTGGTAAACCTCTGCGTAGTACAATTCTTCCTCCCCGGCAGATTCTTTTTAAGAAAGATAAATCAATTTACATTGATGACGGACACGCTCATTTTTTACAGCTTCAAGGTAAGTCAGCAATGCTATCTGGCTATGTATACCATGATGATCGCAAAGCGATAAATCGCTGGTTTAGCTCACAAATTAAATATTCAGAATTGGAAGCAAAAAAGTTACTAGCGACTCCAGTTTCTCAACTCAAATTTGTTGATCGTCTGCGAAAAACAAAAATTATAGCTCCCTTTTTAATCCTCATTTATTGCTTGATTATTAAAGGTGGAATTCTCGATGGTTGGCATGGTTGGTATTATGCTTTGCAAAGAAGTTTAGCAGAAATTTTCCTGGCTATTAATGTCATGCATAGTGAATTTATTGCTCAGGATAAAAAATCAAATTGA
- a CDS encoding type II toxin-antitoxin system RelE/ParE family toxin yields the protein MTKRIIITPKASQDLDNHFTYIAENNLEAALHFFDSARMTIAQLATMSGVGSSYPVNNPRLQELRKWAVKHYRKYLIFYIVREDAIEVVRILYATQDISSILDGEG from the coding sequence ATGACAAAACGCATCATCATCACGCCCAAGGCAAGCCAAGATTTAGATAACCATTTTACCTACATTGCAGAAAATAATCTTGAAGCTGCCTTGCATTTCTTCGACTCGGCTCGTATGACTATAGCCCAACTTGCCACAATGTCAGGAGTGGGTAGTAGCTATCCCGTTAACAATCCTCGTTTACAGGAATTACGAAAGTGGGCTGTGAAGCATTACAGGAAGTACCTGATTTTTTACATTGTACGGGAGGATGCCATCGAGGTTGTGCGAATTTTATACGCAACACAAGATATCAGCAGCATTTTGGATGGTGAGGGATAA